The sequence GCGAAAGTGGTGAAATTGGCAGACACGCTGGATTTAGGTTCCAGTGGGAGCAATCCTATGGGGGTTCGAGTCCCCCCTTTCGCACCATTTTAACCTACATAAGAAAATCAGGAGTTTTTTAGTGAATGTAGAGATCAAAGATTTAGATCAATGTGTTAAAGAAATGACCATAACAATCCCGGCAGAAGATGCAAAGAATGATTATCATGCAGTTTTACAGAAATTTAAGAACTATGTAGTAGTTCCAGGTTTCCGGAAAGGGAAAGCCCCAATTTCTATGGTAGATAATCTGTTTTTTGAGCAAGCACGAGAGGCATATTTAAAGGATAAAGTATTTGAATACTACGAGACTGCTTTAAAAGAAAAGAATATTGAACCTTTGTATGAAGGTATCCCTAAAAATATTGATTGGGAAAAAGGGAAAGACCTGATAATGATATTTCAGTATGAGGTTGAACCAGCTGTAGAAATAACCAAGTATACCGGTTTAGAAGTACCTTACCTTCATACCGACTATTCTCAAGAAATGGTAGATAGTACTATAGAAAATATCCGAAAGAATATGGCTAAAGAGGAATCCGTCGAGGGTCCAGCTGAAGCAGGAGACAGATTAATAATAAGTATTGAGAACCTTGAGGAAGGTTTGGAAAATGAGCATCTTTTATTAGATATAAATGAGATCAAATTGAATGAAAATAATTACGGTGAAGATTTCAATAAAACACTAACCGGTTCTAAAGTAAATGATGTTATTGATACAATATTAAAAGATGATGACAAAGAGTTTAGAGTACGGATCACTATCAAAGAAATCAAGAAGTTAATTCTTCCTGAAATTAATGATGACTTTGCCAAGAATGCTGACTTTGAATCTTTAGAAGCAATGCGGAATGACATTATAAATAGTATACAAAATCAGGTAGAGAGCACTAATCTCAGAGAAAAACAAAAAGGATTGCTTATCAAATTGATCGAGCACAATCCCTTTGATATCCCCCCGACATCAGTAATGTCCTATTCACAAAAACTTGCGGAACCATATGCTAGACTATTAAATAAAAGTCCTGAA is a genomic window of Candidatus Cloacimonadota bacterium containing:
- the tig gene encoding trigger factor, translated to MNVEIKDLDQCVKEMTITIPAEDAKNDYHAVLQKFKNYVVVPGFRKGKAPISMVDNLFFEQAREAYLKDKVFEYYETALKEKNIEPLYEGIPKNIDWEKGKDLIMIFQYEVEPAVEITKYTGLEVPYLHTDYSQEMVDSTIENIRKNMAKEESVEGPAEAGDRLIISIENLEEGLENEHLLLDINEIKLNENNYGEDFNKTLTGSKVNDVIDTILKDDDKEFRVRITIKEIKKLILPEINDDFAKNADFESLEAMRNDIINSIQNQVESTNLREKQKGLLIKLIEHNPFDIPPTSVMSYSQKLAEPYARLLNKSPEEIAGYYTKTAYFDIKGYYIVNYLLKKLPLEITEVDEQAMIKEFADELNLQVDEYLEKNADVTKQEEFVNRIKEKKLFDYLIENNTLIPKDKESLEKEARKHEVKEQIEKSEEKE